In Ornithorhynchus anatinus isolate Pmale09 chromosome 17, mOrnAna1.pri.v4, whole genome shotgun sequence, the following proteins share a genomic window:
- the LOC103165778 gene encoding NKG2-D type II integral membrane protein-like isoform X2, with translation MESMTVRIVKRCHSGPCRENWVAYRNCRYLFSKESASWEGSRTAWAAQNSSLLQIDSREERDFLKLLSLYHWIGLSLSENEKSWQWTDGSLLSSDLLEVHLSNTRWTCVLSHPGNEVYAKNCSLDERYICKSSSC, from the exons ATGGAATCTATGACAGTCAGGATTGTGAAGA GATGTCACAGTGGTCCATGTCGAGAGAACTGGGTAGCCTACAGGAACTGCCGCTACCTGTTCTCCAAGGAATCGGCCTCTTGGGAAGGAAGCCGCACTGCCTGGGCCGCTCAGAACTCCAGCCTCCTGCAGATAGACAGCAGGGAAGAGCGG GATTTCTTGAAATTATTATCTCTTTATCACTGGATAGGACTCTCTCTTTCCGAAAATGAGAAGTCCTGGCAGTGGACAGATGGCTCACTGCTATCCTCTGATCT GTTGGAGGTTCATCTGTCAAATACCCGCTGGACCTGTGTACTTTCACATCCAGGAAATGAAGTATATGCGAAAAACTGTTCATTGGATGAGAGATATATCTGCAAATCTAGCAGCTGTTAG
- the LOC103165778 gene encoding NKG2-D type II integral membrane protein-like isoform X1, with translation MESMTVRIVKTCGFQEDNNTTTSNHNVEGCHSGPCRENWVAYRNCRYLFSKESASWEGSRTAWAAQNSSLLQIDSREERDFLKLLSLYHWIGLSLSENEKSWQWTDGSLLSSDLLEVHLSNTRWTCVLSHPGNEVYAKNCSLDERYICKSSSC, from the exons ATGGAATCTATGACAGTCAGGATTGTGAAGA cATGTGGCTTTCAAGAAGATAACAACACTACCACATCAAACCACAATGTAGAAG GATGTCACAGTGGTCCATGTCGAGAGAACTGGGTAGCCTACAGGAACTGCCGCTACCTGTTCTCCAAGGAATCGGCCTCTTGGGAAGGAAGCCGCACTGCCTGGGCCGCTCAGAACTCCAGCCTCCTGCAGATAGACAGCAGGGAAGAGCGG GATTTCTTGAAATTATTATCTCTTTATCACTGGATAGGACTCTCTCTTTCCGAAAATGAGAAGTCCTGGCAGTGGACAGATGGCTCACTGCTATCCTCTGATCT GTTGGAGGTTCATCTGTCAAATACCCGCTGGACCTGTGTACTTTCACATCCAGGAAATGAAGTATATGCGAAAAACTGTTCATTGGATGAGAGATATATCTGCAAATCTAGCAGCTGTTAG